In the genome of Ziziphus jujuba cultivar Dongzao chromosome 10, ASM3175591v1, the window TTTCATCTAGTTTTGTCCCAAACTAGAAGTAAACATGAGTAGAAATGCTCCCCTCTATATATACAATCTTCTTTCTTCATCtttattttaacaatatatatatatctatctataaaGACACACACACAAGCACATGCTAATGCATGTCTTACCACCTAGTGAAAAATCCCCATTAATATAAAGTCCAAAGATAATAAATAGTAGGgacaagataaaaattttaaatgaaaagtcAATAGAGCAAAAGGATAGAAGTGAACCTGTGTCATTTCCATAAgtgacatcttcaaaatcccgCATAATTTAGCAAAGAGATAAGAGTTGCAGCATGCATCAGGATCTTAAAGAGAGTTTTCACGTCAAACTAAACAAGGGAGAGGGAAGATAATGACTTGTTCCAGCAAATAGTGGATTATCTACagcataaaaaatatcaaatattaattacagAAACTACATATTTGTACATCATAGAGGTGCAGAAGTACACACATATGGCTAAGGTAAAGTAGAAAAGATGGCTAAGTATCATATCTTGCCAGCCATGGAAAGGAGAAACAATTGTATTTCTCTTGTCATAAAAAAGGAGAAACAATATCACTAAGATTTTCTTACCCAACAACAAGAAAGAAACCACAAAATCCCTTTTGCAGGATTGTCCACTGTTGCAAGAAGAATTTCCTGCTTTCGcataaaccaaattaattaaGGGCAAAGTACTTTATCTGTCTTTTTtgcttgaaatttaaaatatttatatattaatatatctgTCTTTTTTGcttgaagtttaaaatatttatatattaatatatatatcatacttCTAatagaaactgaaaaaaaaaggtgaaaaaaaacaaaaaaaaatgaaaggaaagaaaaagataaatatatatatatatatatataaaatatgcactatcaattttttatacataagaactataaattttatttcatgtaaTTTGATTGTATACTTTTTTGATTCGATTCAACTTACTGCATATCTTTTTTTGGAAATGGATAAGaaaatttattgtattatttatctttaatgCATAAATAAACGTGATTTGTAACGTttgttcaaaaataattataataataataataataaacgtgATTTGCATGTATAGCAAATTTTCATAAGATAGTtagataattaatttctaacCGTGATTTGCGCTTTGATCTCTTCATCGGACAATACAGGGTTTCCATTTTCATCTTTAAGCGTAATGAAAACATCAAGAAGATCCTCAGCCTCTTTCCTCCTCCCTTCCCTCCATTGCTGAACTCTCTCGTTCACTATAACTTCTTGGTACTTCTTCAATACCTCCATGGCCTCCTTGACCTTCTTCTCATGCTCACCCAAATCGAAAACCCTCAACCATGGAAGATAATCCGCTACAGAGAAAGCATACAGATACAAAAGCATTGTATAAAGTGCAGAAACATGCTCTTGTTCTTCAACACCAGGTCCTCCATCTTGATTCCCTTTCCCATAAAACCTCTGGTTGAACATCATCCTCCTCATCACGCTTCCCGAGTAATGCTGTGCTGCGGTTCTCACGTTAACCACTTTCCCTTCAGATCCTCCATCAGAGCACAGGTTGTAGAGGTATCGAACGAGGTTATCGGCTTCTTCGTTGCGTTTCTCAAGCAGCCATTGAGTTTTCGAATGGTTGAATACGTCGTGGATCAAAACGCTTCTCATCTTCTTCCACTGGTCTCCCCATGGCATTACACCCGTGGTTAAAAACCCATGACTGAAAATATCGGTGTTTATGGTTATGGGTCTCGAGGCGAAAACTGCATCGTGTTTCTTCAAGAATTCTCTGGTGACTTCCAGTGAATTCACGGCGATGACATTGGTTTTTCCTAAGCGGAAGCAAGCGATATCGGTGTCGAGTTTTTTCATAAAATGGTGAATCCACCGGTATGCCGGTCTGTTCCTCAACATTTCGGGGACACTTCCGACGAGAGGCCATGGAGAAGGACCAGGAGGAAGAGAAGGCACTCTCTTGGTTTTGGTAAAGATATTGATGAAGTTGGTCTTGACAAGAAAGATGACAAGGGAAACGAAGAAGATTGCAAAGGGAATGAGTTTTTGTGAGGTTGAAGAGTATTCAATAGAATACCATTTCTGAGGTGggagcaaaaacaaaaataagatagGGTTtgatgctgctgctgctgctgttaTGTTTAAAGTCTCTTCCATGTCAATTGCCATTAGTTCAGGACTTAGAAACTAAGTGGTTGGCGTGGGAATAAAAATTTACAGAAAGCAATGTATATATAGAGTAAGTgtatgaaggaatatgtggTAGAAAAATGGCTTAGAAAATCATGAGAATATTCATATATGGTAATTAAGTATATATACGGATAgatttaaggattttttttttttcaaatatagatttaaggattaatttgattaaaaaggctcatttattgattaaatttttgaaCAAACTATTGTTTTTATGTCCCTATTCACGTCCAATGGATGATAGAATTAaacttcattttaattttttttttacttgatttattttattttgttattttttcaaatgagaTAATTGTATTGATAATGGacagaaatggaaaaaaaaaaaaattacagaatgTGCTGATCCATGTACAA includes:
- the LOC107410651 gene encoding tryptophan N-monooxygenase CYP79A68-like; its protein translation is MAIDMEETLNITAAAAASNPILFLFLLPPQKWYSIEYSSTSQKLIPFAIFFVSLVIFLVKTNFINIFTKTKRVPSLPPGPSPWPLVGSVPEMLRNRPAYRWIHHFMKKLDTDIACFRLGKTNVIAVNSLEVTREFLKKHDAVFASRPITINTDIFSHGFLTTGVMPWGDQWKKMRSVLIHDVFNHSKTQWLLEKRNEEADNLVRYLYNLCSDGGSEGKVVNVRTAAQHYSGSVMRRMMFNQRFYGKGNQDGGPGVEEQEHVSALYTMLLYLYAFSVADYLPWLRVFDLGEHEKKVKEAMEVLKKYQEVIVNERVQQWREGRRKEAEDLLDVFITLKDENGNPVLSDEEIKAQITEILLATVDNPAKGILWFLSCCWNFFNVDDDEMAEDADDNLPAEDTRLLENSGWSSRTSVLRFHWWSLTEQSEGHMYHPVDCSNKSFNQN